Proteins encoded together in one Planctopirus ephydatiae window:
- a CDS encoding M20/M25/M40 family metallo-hydrolase gives MKSLCVSGLNSAMVLSGLWALLAVVCSPAAGVASEATKLAESKVRIQQDVGVLAGDEMEGRGVGTEGLNKAAEFIRQEFQKAGLDVTRVNGGAFQTFSLPTGTKLGEPNSLKLISPKGEELVLEKGRDFEVGAFGTSGKFAGEAAFIGYGLEDKEAKYDDYAGIDVAGKVVVCFRRTPGQGQKDGPFSPAKGGGRQGDLRSKIVAAMAHKAVAILFVNDPYTLADKERIREAAIKKAEGKVVTSAEQLADASSEDQSAKLTALKDAVTQFRRSRDAATSPVDELMPFGYAAANDGESLPAFHLRIDFLNQMLRSVGSANAVELAEEIDATMTPRSRVLTGWKAQGEATVIRQSADVHNVIGVLEGEGPLANETVVIGAHYDHVGRGGSGSLAPGSTDIHNGADDNASGTAVLIEVARLLAAQPKKPARRVVFMAFTGEELGLLGSARYCKEPIFPLDETVAMLNMDMVGRLQENKLTVFGVKTAKQFEEWLREGNKTTGFELIEKPEGFGPSDHSSFYTKKIPVLHFFTGLHPDYHRPSDDTDKLDLDGMTRVATLVNEIAQVVINTPARPEYVEVKGSANVMRSGNRPYVGTIPDFGVQEPGYAISGTAPGSPADKAGLKPGDLVIEVGGNKVTNLDDFDLALRKFKAGDKVDFTVKRKTETLKLPLELAPPR, from the coding sequence ATGAAGAGTTTGTGCGTCTCTGGGCTGAATTCAGCGATGGTGCTTTCGGGGTTGTGGGCATTACTGGCGGTGGTGTGCTCACCGGCTGCGGGAGTTGCCTCGGAAGCGACCAAGCTGGCGGAGTCGAAAGTTCGCATTCAGCAGGATGTGGGCGTACTGGCCGGTGATGAGATGGAAGGCCGGGGCGTTGGTACTGAAGGTTTGAATAAAGCGGCAGAGTTCATTCGCCAGGAGTTCCAGAAGGCGGGCCTCGATGTCACGCGGGTGAATGGGGGTGCCTTTCAGACATTCTCGCTGCCGACAGGGACGAAGCTGGGTGAACCGAATTCACTCAAGCTGATTTCGCCTAAAGGAGAAGAACTGGTGCTCGAAAAGGGACGCGACTTCGAGGTCGGTGCCTTTGGGACGAGTGGAAAATTCGCAGGGGAAGCCGCCTTTATTGGCTATGGGCTGGAAGACAAAGAAGCCAAGTACGACGACTATGCCGGGATCGATGTGGCGGGCAAAGTGGTTGTTTGTTTTCGCAGAACTCCCGGTCAAGGCCAGAAGGATGGGCCGTTTTCTCCAGCAAAAGGTGGCGGTCGCCAAGGTGATCTGCGGAGCAAGATTGTCGCGGCCATGGCTCACAAAGCGGTCGCCATTCTGTTTGTGAATGATCCTTATACGCTGGCCGACAAAGAACGGATTCGTGAAGCAGCGATCAAAAAAGCCGAAGGCAAAGTCGTGACCAGTGCCGAGCAACTGGCCGACGCCAGTAGTGAGGATCAATCGGCCAAACTGACGGCTTTGAAGGATGCGGTCACGCAATTCCGTCGCTCGCGGGATGCAGCGACGAGTCCTGTGGATGAACTCATGCCTTTTGGTTATGCGGCTGCGAATGATGGCGAGAGTCTCCCCGCGTTTCATTTGCGAATCGATTTTCTCAACCAGATGCTGCGCAGTGTGGGTTCGGCCAATGCAGTGGAACTGGCCGAAGAGATTGATGCGACAATGACACCACGCAGCAGGGTTCTTACGGGCTGGAAGGCCCAGGGAGAAGCCACAGTCATCCGCCAGAGTGCAGATGTGCATAACGTGATTGGAGTGCTGGAAGGCGAAGGGCCTTTGGCGAACGAAACGGTCGTGATTGGTGCGCACTACGATCATGTGGGGCGTGGTGGTTCCGGTTCGCTGGCACCGGGCTCGACAGATATTCACAACGGGGCTGATGACAATGCTTCCGGAACAGCCGTTCTGATCGAAGTGGCCCGGTTGCTGGCTGCTCAGCCCAAAAAGCCTGCCCGTCGTGTGGTGTTTATGGCGTTTACCGGTGAAGAGCTGGGGCTGTTGGGCTCGGCACGATATTGCAAAGAGCCAATCTTCCCTCTGGATGAGACCGTGGCCATGCTCAATATGGATATGGTCGGGCGCCTGCAGGAAAACAAGCTGACTGTGTTTGGCGTGAAGACTGCAAAGCAGTTTGAAGAGTGGCTGCGCGAGGGCAATAAGACAACAGGCTTTGAACTCATCGAGAAGCCCGAAGGTTTTGGCCCGAGTGATCATTCGTCGTTCTACACGAAGAAGATCCCGGTGTTGCACTTCTTTACCGGGTTACATCCCGATTATCACCGCCCTTCTGACGATACCGATAAGCTTGATCTCGACGGCATGACGCGCGTCGCGACTCTCGTCAATGAGATTGCTCAAGTCGTCATTAACACTCCTGCGCGACCTGAGTATGTCGAAGTGAAGGGCTCGGCCAACGTGATGCGTTCCGGGAACAGGCCTTACGTCGGTACGATTCCGGATTTTGGAGTTCAGGAACCGGGCTATGCGATCAGTGGCACAGCACCAGGTTCACCAGCAGACAAGGCAGGGCTGAAGCCCGGCGATCTGGTCATTGAAGTAGGTGGCAATAAAGTGACCAACCTCGATGATTTCGATCTGGCACTGCGGAAGTTCAAGGCCGGCGACAAGGTCGACTTCACCGTGAAACGCAAGACCGAGACACTCAAGCTGCCCCTGGAACTGGCACCGCCCCGGTAA
- a CDS encoding FHA domain-containing serine/threonine-protein kinase → MTTLSQSTERPTDEARSSDDEPYGRVVFIDHQGTRLQRDLLRGSLLVGSSHGCNLRLRSNDVAPQHCLIFRDPHGLMVRDLGSTAGTLLNGQPVREMWLRGGDHLFIGGFELVIESNLPDPAPPGWKLEDYLLVELLGSGGMSWLFGCRHATTGYKRAIKLLPSRYSQRMFDHFQREAKVGVGLVHPQIIRTERIVSWQNHWFIVLELFEGASLSELVDLHGPLPWQLACHLIRQAAQGAHYLHGAGIVHRDLKPGNLLVAYDGNLKIIDFGLALLQGEDLSHERVDGKSQILGTADYISPEQTRDSSQIDGRADVYSLGCVLYYLLTGQPLFSRKTVSEKVRAHRQETPPPLHELLPELPASVQETLVAMLAKNVDDRPATAEEVANRLAPWSVRQPVEFDFPKLLRSRWVQAHRRLKEWVGRQQNALLDDSSGDLSSHGTESNGQRRSSSNRPIELAIFDAILHSQSPGVPRLKK, encoded by the coding sequence ATGACAACTCTTTCACAATCCACCGAGCGGCCCACAGACGAAGCGCGGTCGTCGGATGATGAACCCTACGGAAGAGTTGTCTTTATTGACCATCAGGGGACACGACTCCAGCGAGATCTCTTGAGAGGTTCCTTGCTCGTTGGCTCGTCGCACGGCTGCAATCTTCGCCTGCGATCCAATGATGTCGCACCTCAGCATTGCCTCATCTTCCGCGATCCTCACGGCCTCATGGTTCGCGATCTCGGAAGCACTGCTGGTACTCTGCTCAATGGCCAGCCAGTTCGAGAAATGTGGCTCCGTGGGGGAGATCACCTGTTCATCGGAGGATTCGAACTCGTCATCGAATCGAATCTTCCCGATCCAGCTCCTCCTGGCTGGAAGCTCGAAGACTATCTGCTCGTCGAACTTCTAGGTTCTGGCGGCATGAGCTGGCTGTTTGGCTGCAGGCATGCCACCACTGGCTACAAGCGAGCCATCAAGCTCCTCCCCAGCCGATACTCACAGCGCATGTTCGATCATTTCCAGCGCGAGGCCAAAGTGGGTGTGGGTCTGGTTCACCCGCAGATTATCCGTACCGAACGCATCGTCTCGTGGCAGAACCACTGGTTCATTGTGCTCGAACTCTTTGAAGGAGCAAGTCTTTCGGAACTTGTGGACCTTCACGGCCCGCTCCCCTGGCAACTGGCCTGTCACTTGATTCGACAAGCGGCTCAAGGAGCACATTACCTGCATGGGGCCGGTATTGTTCATCGCGACCTCAAACCCGGTAACCTCCTCGTCGCCTACGATGGCAATTTGAAAATCATCGACTTCGGGCTGGCCCTCTTGCAAGGCGAAGATCTTTCCCACGAACGAGTCGATGGCAAAAGTCAGATTCTCGGCACAGCCGATTACATCTCTCCCGAACAGACACGCGACAGCTCTCAAATCGATGGCCGGGCCGATGTCTACAGCCTGGGCTGCGTCCTCTACTACCTGCTGACAGGCCAGCCCCTTTTCAGTCGCAAAACAGTCTCCGAGAAAGTTCGTGCTCATCGTCAGGAGACGCCTCCTCCGCTGCACGAACTTCTTCCCGAACTACCCGCTTCTGTGCAGGAAACGCTGGTCGCCATGCTCGCCAAAAATGTGGATGATCGACCAGCCACAGCCGAGGAAGTTGCCAACCGACTGGCTCCGTGGTCAGTTCGGCAACCTGTGGAATTCGACTTCCCCAAGCTCCTCCGCAGCCGCTGGGTGCAAGCCCATCGCCGGCTCAAGGAATGGGTCGGCCGCCAGCAAAACGCCCTCCTGGACGATTCTTCCGGTGATCTGTCGAGTCACGGTACCGAATCCAACGGCCAGCGACGCTCGTCTTCCAACCGCCCGATAGAGCTGGCGATCTTCGACGCCATCCTGCACTCACAATCCCCAGGCGTCCCACGACTCAAGAAATAG
- a CDS encoding HAD family hydrolase: MSVVTMASGQQNAPRKVPAVEAVCFDLDGTMFNTEHLFFEAGDTVLQKFERRMTREVMDVIIGRRPMESFTRLVEYLAIDVDPAHLLEISREAHHELIREKLAPMPGVVELLEALSKQGIPCAVTTSSPRDYAQNLVEQAGLMSHFQFFLTSADVSQGKPHPEIYLKAASTFGVRPEKMVVFEDSAAGTRAAVLARARTIAVPHEFTASHDFTGAELRVETLTDRQVYELLAV; the protein is encoded by the coding sequence ATGTCGGTGGTGACGATGGCTTCCGGGCAACAGAACGCTCCGAGAAAAGTACCTGCAGTCGAAGCTGTCTGCTTTGACCTGGATGGGACGATGTTCAATACCGAACATCTGTTTTTTGAAGCAGGCGATACGGTGCTTCAAAAATTTGAGCGGCGGATGACCCGCGAAGTGATGGATGTGATCATTGGTCGCCGGCCGATGGAGTCGTTCACCCGGCTGGTCGAGTATCTGGCGATTGATGTCGATCCTGCTCATCTTTTAGAGATTTCGCGCGAGGCTCATCATGAACTGATCCGTGAGAAGCTCGCACCCATGCCTGGGGTGGTCGAGTTGCTGGAGGCTTTGTCGAAGCAAGGGATTCCTTGTGCTGTGACGACATCGTCCCCGAGGGATTATGCGCAGAACCTGGTGGAGCAGGCAGGGCTGATGAGCCACTTTCAGTTTTTTCTCACCTCGGCAGATGTCTCTCAAGGAAAGCCACACCCGGAGATCTATCTGAAGGCGGCCAGCACCTTTGGAGTTCGGCCTGAGAAGATGGTGGTGTTTGAAGACAGTGCCGCAGGGACGCGGGCGGCTGTTCTGGCCCGTGCGAGAACGATTGCCGTCCCTCATGAATTCACAGCCAGCCATGACTTTACGGGTGCCGAGTTGCGAGTCGAGACGTTGACCGACCGGCAGGTGTATGAGCTGCTGGCGGTGTGA
- a CDS encoding tetratricopeptide repeat protein encodes MLVINTAIANRVALPLAIWLGVMIVPGLAQNSLLGLFTGEGTSQPPVSTAFGPLNDPAQPRAGTQFAQLPPGQVTPVPAQPVPAAGVFVNPPQAIQPFDPVKARSTAVALNYSRASLHRIRKNPSVRVTHEEQTKILNHLDFNGVADEEVVKLYSSILDEVGQQRLADQERTVLTDKYQGAIAQSVTLSAFTVAAQLATASYPEAIRTGAASWWDYRTTTLNRDLDLWRVEKARLQAINQKSIQFLETSWRLARTRQIPDTWLVRSDDLDQLELAWAEPDLETRLRRLKRTEPFMEAWPPYHYYVARTEQGLGRLAEANETYEKLAKLQQGHFRKDEMLAASLANQSAIQTVLGLPEAPTTARKALAASNESWESHLLAAAVLQRAGEFDVAEEAILRNLDSKAFVLPSQVALLSLYCSSGATEKLQARLADATLLKQVPVPVLVACSSVLADQTPPGLRRQLMASIQGMPKLNFGADDYVIAAQPNWNLEGAKISLEVNGQRYGKPQVAMQQGYVTASFGGVAEWGHPLSGTTERLNRATIVLEYPQLPPIRLALDPQTAAENAIVAQRGPRWQLTHIGADDSLVTKFAPRTESMLARRRGNPVQLGAPAGEESIANVQPAIEIVDIIEDRSRGPINPFEDDPAPAVTDDAAGLAASGQRIGSQPVSQSQAVSQSQSVSQTVTKPPIIRKLPDWPHTPAKTSTP; translated from the coding sequence GTGTTGGTAATTAACACCGCCATCGCGAATCGTGTCGCACTCCCTTTAGCCATCTGGCTGGGTGTGATGATCGTCCCCGGATTGGCCCAGAACTCACTGCTCGGGCTATTCACCGGCGAGGGGACATCTCAACCCCCAGTGTCGACAGCTTTCGGGCCACTGAATGACCCGGCCCAGCCCAGAGCCGGGACACAGTTTGCTCAATTGCCGCCAGGTCAGGTTACACCAGTTCCTGCTCAGCCAGTTCCTGCAGCAGGGGTGTTTGTGAATCCACCGCAGGCCATCCAGCCATTCGATCCCGTGAAGGCCCGTTCAACCGCCGTCGCGCTCAACTACAGCAGAGCCTCGCTGCATCGCATCCGCAAGAATCCTTCCGTGCGGGTGACACACGAAGAGCAGACGAAGATTCTCAACCATCTCGACTTCAACGGCGTGGCCGACGAAGAAGTGGTCAAGCTGTATTCGTCGATTCTCGATGAAGTGGGTCAGCAGCGTCTGGCCGATCAGGAACGAACTGTACTGACAGATAAATATCAGGGGGCGATTGCTCAAAGTGTGACTCTCAGTGCGTTCACTGTGGCCGCCCAATTAGCGACTGCCAGCTATCCCGAAGCGATTCGCACGGGAGCAGCCAGTTGGTGGGATTACCGCACGACGACACTGAATCGTGATCTCGATTTGTGGCGCGTCGAAAAAGCCCGGCTGCAGGCCATCAATCAGAAGTCGATTCAGTTTCTCGAAACCAGTTGGCGCCTCGCTCGCACACGGCAGATTCCCGATACCTGGCTCGTTCGCAGCGACGATCTCGATCAACTCGAACTGGCATGGGCTGAACCCGATCTGGAAACCCGATTGCGGCGGCTCAAACGCACAGAACCCTTCATGGAAGCCTGGCCACCGTACCATTACTACGTGGCGCGAACAGAGCAGGGGTTGGGCCGCCTCGCTGAGGCCAATGAAACCTACGAAAAGCTCGCCAAACTGCAGCAGGGGCATTTCCGTAAAGATGAGATGCTGGCCGCATCATTGGCCAATCAGTCGGCCATACAAACCGTGCTGGGCCTGCCCGAAGCTCCCACAACCGCTCGCAAAGCACTCGCCGCTTCGAATGAATCGTGGGAGTCGCACCTCCTCGCAGCAGCCGTCCTGCAGCGAGCCGGTGAGTTCGACGTCGCCGAAGAAGCGATTCTCAGAAATCTCGACAGCAAAGCCTTCGTATTGCCAAGTCAGGTCGCTTTGCTGTCGCTGTACTGCTCGAGTGGAGCGACTGAAAAGCTGCAGGCTAGATTGGCAGATGCCACGCTCCTCAAGCAGGTTCCTGTCCCGGTGCTTGTCGCGTGCAGTTCAGTGCTCGCCGATCAGACGCCCCCTGGATTGCGGCGGCAACTCATGGCGTCGATTCAAGGCATGCCCAAGCTCAACTTTGGAGCTGACGATTACGTGATCGCTGCTCAGCCCAACTGGAATCTCGAAGGTGCGAAGATCTCCCTCGAAGTGAACGGCCAGCGTTACGGTAAGCCGCAGGTCGCCATGCAACAGGGGTACGTAACAGCCAGCTTTGGTGGAGTGGCCGAATGGGGACATCCCCTTTCCGGAACAACCGAACGTTTGAACCGAGCGACGATTGTGCTGGAATATCCCCAGTTGCCACCCATCCGGCTGGCTCTCGATCCTCAAACGGCGGCTGAAAATGCGATTGTCGCACAGCGCGGCCCGCGCTGGCAGTTGACTCATATCGGGGCCGATGACTCCCTCGTGACGAAGTTCGCACCTCGCACCGAATCGATGCTCGCCAGACGACGAGGCAATCCCGTGCAACTTGGTGCCCCAGCCGGAGAAGAGTCGATCGCCAACGTGCAGCCGGCGATTGAGATTGTGGACATCATCGAGGATCGCTCGCGCGGGCCCATCAATCCCTTCGAGGATGACCCCGCACCAGCAGTGACGGACGATGCCGCCGGACTGGCTGCCTCGGGACAACGGATTGGCTCGCAGCCGGTCTCTCAATCACAGGCTGTCTCACAATCACAGTCTGTCTCTCAGACAGTCACCAAGCCGCCAATCATCCGCAAGCTGCCCGACTGGCCACATACGCCGGCCAAGACCAGTACGCCGTAG
- a CDS encoding enoyl-ACP reductase FabI codes for MGLLTGKKGVILGLVNDYSIAWGITEKLHAEGAELAFTFLPDKDPASPKMERRVRKLVEPLGAKHIIPCDVQKDEDLDKAFAAIHEGLGNIDFVVHSIAYAPIDDLKGDVHACSREGFKVSMDISVYSLLAVVHRAQKIMNDGGSIITLTYLGGEKVIPGYNIMGLCKSALESAVEYLAAELGQRKIRVNAISAGPIRTLSSSAVKGIDLMLAMYDTMSPMRQNVTAEDVGKSAVYLLSDLSTGVTGETLHVDSGYHVMGAPPLDAFPAKSSS; via the coding sequence ATGGGTTTGCTCACGGGCAAAAAAGGGGTAATTCTCGGGCTGGTGAATGATTATTCGATTGCCTGGGGGATCACTGAGAAGCTCCACGCTGAAGGTGCCGAACTGGCTTTCACCTTCCTGCCCGACAAAGATCCTGCCAGCCCCAAAATGGAACGCCGGGTTCGCAAACTGGTCGAGCCCCTGGGTGCCAAGCACATCATTCCCTGCGACGTTCAAAAAGACGAAGACCTCGACAAAGCCTTTGCTGCCATTCATGAAGGGCTGGGGAATATCGATTTTGTCGTGCATTCGATTGCCTATGCCCCGATTGACGATCTCAAAGGGGATGTCCACGCGTGCAGCCGTGAAGGCTTCAAGGTGTCGATGGATATCAGCGTCTACAGCCTGCTGGCCGTTGTGCATCGCGCTCAGAAAATCATGAATGATGGTGGCAGTATCATCACCCTCACCTATCTGGGTGGTGAAAAGGTGATCCCCGGCTACAACATCATGGGCCTGTGCAAGTCAGCTCTGGAATCGGCTGTGGAATATCTGGCCGCTGAACTGGGCCAGCGCAAGATTCGCGTCAACGCCATCAGTGCCGGGCCGATTCGCACATTGAGTTCATCAGCCGTCAAGGGGATCGACCTCATGCTGGCGATGTACGACACGATGTCGCCCATGCGGCAGAACGTCACAGCCGAAGACGTGGGCAAATCGGCTGTTTACCTGCTCAGTGATCTCTCGACCGGTGTGACGGGCGAAACGCTGCACGTCGATTCGGGCTATCATGTGATGGGTGCCCCACCTCTGGACGCCTTCCCTGCGAAATCATCCAGCTAG
- a CDS encoding dienelactone hydrolase family protein, whose protein sequence is MTISQTLVRLSAAVLLACGWLATMEISQGQEWALKRLEDSPRHLEYVEIPAGSRKVNSFIAFPEVSKKAPVVIVIHEIFGLSDWVRGVTDQLAERGVIAIAPDLLSGSGPDGKGTASLGGGDGVRKAISALPPDQITADLKGVIEYAKALPAANGKVVVIGFCWGGGQTFRLATNVEGIEAFCPFYGTGPTDGKDLARIKGPVYGFYGENDARVNATIAGSTASMKEAGKVYEPVLYKGAGHGFMRAGEAPDASDANKQARMDAWKRLDGILAPLK, encoded by the coding sequence ATGACCATATCTCAGACACTCGTTCGGTTATCGGCTGCAGTGCTGCTGGCTTGTGGCTGGTTGGCCACGATGGAAATATCTCAAGGTCAGGAATGGGCACTCAAGCGATTGGAAGATTCTCCCCGGCATCTGGAATATGTGGAGATTCCGGCGGGCTCGCGAAAGGTGAATTCGTTTATCGCCTTTCCGGAAGTGAGCAAGAAAGCCCCGGTGGTGATTGTTATCCATGAGATCTTCGGTCTCTCGGACTGGGTGCGGGGTGTGACTGATCAACTGGCAGAACGCGGTGTGATTGCCATCGCTCCCGATCTGCTTTCAGGCAGTGGGCCCGATGGCAAGGGGACGGCTTCACTCGGTGGAGGTGATGGTGTTCGCAAGGCGATTTCGGCCCTGCCGCCCGATCAGATCACAGCCGACCTGAAAGGGGTGATCGAGTATGCCAAAGCTCTGCCCGCTGCGAATGGCAAAGTGGTTGTGATCGGCTTCTGCTGGGGTGGTGGACAGACATTTCGTCTCGCGACCAACGTCGAGGGGATTGAAGCATTCTGCCCGTTCTATGGGACTGGGCCGACTGATGGGAAAGATCTAGCTCGAATCAAAGGACCGGTTTACGGGTTTTATGGCGAGAACGATGCCCGGGTGAATGCGACGATTGCCGGTTCAACAGCCAGTATGAAAGAGGCTGGCAAAGTTTACGAGCCTGTGCTTTACAAAGGGGCTGGTCATGGATTCATGCGAGCTGGTGAAGCTCCCGATGCCAGCGACGCCAATAAGCAGGCCCGTATGGATGCCTGGAAACGACTGGACGGCATTCTGGCGCCTCTCAAGTAG
- the leuB gene encoding 3-isopropylmalate dehydrogenase, translating to MRAQIALLPGDGIGVEVVAEAEKLLLAVAAKFGHEFSFVRGLIGGCAIDATGEALPDETLSICRASQAILLGAVGGPKWDNPSAKTRPEAGLLKIRKELGLFANVRPIKASPYLVQASPLKTEIVAGVDILFFRELTGGLYFGESGRKTNPDGSETAFNTMIYSTHEIERIVRLAGQAARGRRKKVTSVDKANVLEVSRLWRQTFDRVMQAEFPDVQTEHVLIDAMAMHLISKPKNFDVVVTENLFGDILTDEGSMLPGSMGLLPSASLGADGPGLYEPIHGSAPDIAGKGIANPLATILAAAMLLRHSLHLETEAVAIEKAVDHVLSRGHRTADIAGGGPAVSTVRMGELVLEAFLAV from the coding sequence GTGCGTGCTCAGATTGCTTTGTTGCCTGGCGATGGTATTGGTGTGGAAGTTGTGGCTGAGGCAGAGAAGCTGCTATTGGCAGTTGCTGCAAAGTTTGGCCATGAGTTTTCGTTTGTGCGGGGTCTGATAGGCGGTTGTGCCATTGATGCGACGGGTGAAGCACTTCCTGACGAGACGTTGTCGATCTGCCGGGCCAGCCAGGCGATTCTGCTGGGGGCTGTGGGTGGACCGAAGTGGGATAACCCGAGTGCCAAGACCAGGCCCGAGGCTGGTCTGCTCAAGATTCGTAAAGAGCTGGGATTGTTCGCGAATGTACGGCCCATCAAGGCCTCGCCGTATCTGGTGCAGGCCTCGCCCTTGAAGACCGAGATTGTGGCAGGTGTGGATATCCTGTTCTTCCGCGAGTTGACCGGCGGGTTATATTTTGGTGAATCAGGCCGCAAGACCAATCCGGATGGCAGCGAGACCGCTTTCAACACGATGATTTACAGCACTCACGAGATCGAGCGGATTGTCCGTCTCGCGGGACAGGCAGCGCGGGGCCGTCGCAAGAAAGTGACCAGCGTGGATAAAGCCAACGTGCTCGAAGTCTCGCGACTGTGGCGGCAGACGTTTGATCGTGTCATGCAGGCTGAGTTCCCGGATGTGCAGACGGAGCATGTGCTGATTGACGCGATGGCCATGCACCTGATCTCGAAGCCCAAGAACTTTGATGTCGTGGTGACTGAGAATCTCTTCGGTGACATCCTCACCGATGAAGGCTCAATGCTCCCCGGCTCGATGGGCCTGTTGCCTTCGGCTTCTCTGGGTGCAGATGGCCCAGGGTTGTACGAGCCGATTCATGGATCTGCACCGGATATTGCCGGTAAGGGAATTGCAAACCCGCTGGCTACTATTCTCGCAGCGGCCATGCTGCTGCGTCATTCGCTGCATCTGGAAACGGAAGCGGTTGCCATTGAGAAGGCGGTCGATCACGTTTTATCTCGTGGTCACAGGACGGCTGACATTGCGGGGGGGGGCCCTGCTGTTTCAACCGTGCGGATGGGCGAACTGGTGCTGGAAGCATTTCTGGCCGTTTGA
- a CDS encoding NUDIX domain-containing protein, whose product MNPSLQEPRFKKIGVALVIAWGHVIVGQRQPGQSFAGLAEFPGGKVESGEDFAAAACRECLEETGLAVTAERLLDAWQSTRVGDDGIEEIFRIEFWLCQPVSPSADLRESSLLTSSLAGAFHWVPIAELAQLKFPSANTKIIELLIKNVIDNEEPHLESSSIDD is encoded by the coding sequence ATGAACCCCTCACTACAAGAACCGCGATTTAAAAAAATCGGCGTTGCACTGGTGATTGCCTGGGGCCATGTGATTGTGGGTCAGCGACAACCGGGTCAATCGTTCGCGGGGCTGGCTGAGTTTCCGGGCGGAAAAGTTGAGTCTGGAGAAGACTTCGCTGCGGCGGCCTGTCGCGAGTGCCTTGAAGAGACAGGTCTGGCGGTGACTGCTGAACGCCTGCTTGATGCGTGGCAGAGCACTCGAGTCGGGGATGATGGTATTGAAGAGATTTTTCGGATCGAGTTCTGGCTGTGCCAACCTGTGAGCCCCTCGGCCGACTTAAGAGAATCTTCCTTACTCACATCTTCTCTGGCGGGTGCTTTTCACTGGGTGCCCATCGCAGAACTTGCCCAGCTCAAATTCCCTTCGGCCAACACAAAAATCATTGAACTGCTGATCAAGAACGTCATCGATAATGAAGAACCTCATCTTGAATCGTCATCAATCGATGATTGA
- a CDS encoding helix-turn-helix transcriptional regulator, with product MGAARLPRLLRLIQALQSGRLCNSVQLAEECGVSRRTIFRDISILQEAGIHVLYDEERQGYCMPLRLSLPASQLSLSEAISLLLFCSELSDSTTGIPFQQDARQAAMKILEGLPRSVRETVAEITESMSIRIDSRNQLIGSQSLYEVLLSALIRREQIRVRYHSLTEASPLSTLLSPYRLLFSRRSWYVIGRSSWHRTVRTFNVGRLEQLELAGTFYKIPPRFSLDRYLGNAWHLIRGTPTGQTVKVQFDKQVAMNVAEVRWHKTQSAEWLEDGSVVLSFKVDGLSEIVWWILGYGRYARVLEPVTLKAMIHEHAQQMLAT from the coding sequence ATGGGGGCAGCGCGCCTTCCTCGACTACTCAGGCTGATTCAGGCACTGCAATCGGGCAGACTGTGCAATTCTGTCCAATTGGCAGAGGAGTGCGGTGTCAGCCGCCGGACGATCTTCCGGGATATCAGCATCCTGCAGGAAGCGGGCATTCATGTTCTCTACGACGAAGAGCGGCAAGGTTATTGCATGCCTCTTCGGTTGTCGTTACCTGCCAGTCAGCTCAGTTTAAGTGAGGCGATCTCGCTGCTGCTGTTTTGCAGTGAACTTTCCGATTCAACCACGGGTATCCCTTTTCAGCAGGATGCCCGGCAAGCGGCCATGAAGATTCTCGAAGGCTTGCCGCGGAGTGTGCGGGAGACAGTGGCTGAGATTACCGAATCGATGTCGATCCGTATCGATTCGCGAAATCAGTTGATTGGCAGCCAGTCACTGTACGAAGTGCTCCTCTCGGCACTGATCCGTCGGGAGCAGATCCGCGTGCGGTATCACAGCCTCACGGAAGCATCGCCTCTATCGACGTTGCTGAGCCCTTATCGACTCCTTTTCAGTCGGAGGAGCTGGTATGTGATTGGGCGATCAAGCTGGCATCGCACCGTGCGGACATTCAATGTCGGCAGGCTGGAGCAGCTGGAACTGGCGGGGACTTTCTACAAGATTCCACCGCGATTCAGCCTCGATCGTTATCTGGGAAATGCCTGGCATCTCATTCGAGGAACACCGACAGGCCAGACGGTCAAAGTGCAATTCGATAAGCAGGTGGCCATGAATGTGGCCGAAGTGCGCTGGCATAAAACACAGTCGGCGGAGTGGCTCGAAGATGGGTCAGTGGTCTTGAGCTTTAAAGTGGATGGCCTGAGCGAAATCGTCTGGTGGATTCTCGGCTATGGCCGCTATGCCCGGGTGCTGGAACCCGTGACACTCAAGGCCATGATTCATGAGCATGCACAGCAGATGCTGGCGACGTGA